The window TGAACAAAATAAAGCAAATATAAAAGGTTTTGCACTGTGTCTTGCTCATCAATAATTCAAgattttattcttttgtctCCAGCGTTTCGATGGCCCGTTATACAGTACATTTTGTTCCTTAATTATACAGTTATACAGTATGAGCATACAATTGAAAAGCTGCCTGCCCCATATAatattagaaaaactaatgaaaatgatttgaaaactttaagttttagcgataaggataaaataaagggtaaagtgaatgataccatgattgactttttagtgtaaaaatgtagtttttcgttaaagtaaacagtaccgggaacttttcgttaaagtttccaaTAATATTGGCATTTTGTTCCTTCCCTTTTTATGCACTATTTGTTCTTTTGGGTTTGTTTCTTCCCAGTAACACAACAAGATAAATGGAGTGAGTTGGTACTTTGTGGTAATCAATTTAACACGTATTAATGCATCATTTGTGAGATCAATATCCATTAACGGTATAGTCGTCTGTTGTTAGCTAACATATTAAAGTTCAAAAGATAGTTAGAATTTTTTAAGAATTATTAATTAGTTTGATTGTAGAATAAATTATTTGTCATGAAAAGGATTAGAGAATGGTTTGAGTTTTCTCAATTTGGGTTTTTTGTTCAAATGTCGAATTTGTTCGTTTGTAAGTtcattacaaaaacaaaaggttgAAGTGATTAGAATCCAATGTTATTTACTCTCTTCCTTTTGTATTGGAATTAAGATAATTAAGAATTCAATCAAACCATCCAGGTCGAACACACATGAAAAAGGTAAACCCAAGTCCAATCACCTCCATTAAAATGTCTGAAATATATCCAATCCTAACCAGTGTTTAGCTAGTTGAAGAATACGTAGTGAAGAAGAACTTTCATAAAACGAGATACATATTACTTACTAGCAGATGTTTACACACagtgtgtgaacaatttcattttattttagaagtgcaattagtttttaaaattctattaaaaaaatataaaaaaaaattcgttatGAAAAATGGGACAATAATGGGGCAGCTTCTTCTAACGTTGCGAGggcatatttttcattttttaaataggGCATGCTATGCTTACATGGTTGCGAGGTTGGTgtaaaatacaacaaaatttaTGTTCATGTATTACCAAAGTGcccatgtttttttattttggttcaatATTGATAACGGGGTTAAAATGGTACtttcataaaattttgattaacaaACAaggttctattaatatgtagtttaaatgATACATCCAACGTAATATCACTAAAGGTTTTAGACGTACAAAAGTGGATCCATGATCATTAGCTCCGTTTGTGTCTTGAAATTGGTTttaatatgtatgtatgtggaCCGGTGAACCGGTGATTATATATTTTGagtattttctctaaaaatttAGATACGTGGCGTTTTTGTGAATCACCGAAGCAACAAGGAATCGCTAGTCTTCTTCAGCTTATTCATAGAAAGTTAAATGCATGACAATGTATAACTAGATTGGAATACAACGACAAACAATTTTCATGTTGAAACTTTAGCCGCTAgcgagggaaaaaaaaaaaaaaaaacctttgtcGCCTAGCAAAAGACTATGAGAAGGAAGTTCGCCATTTGTTGGATCGAGGCAACTGAAAGCAGAGTATTTCTTCGGATGATCACATGATCGTCAGAACTGCAGCCTTTTTTCTCGTAGTGCCCTTGCGAAAGATCTCTCGCCTCCACGCGGAGCAGTTTCTGAAGACGGCGTCGTTAGGGGCTGTCTTGTCTTCAATCTCCAATAGACAACAGAATAGTCGTCGAGATAGTGGATATACTGGTTACCTACACACTGCCATAGCAAATTGCAGTAGGTCAAGCCCAGTACAGTACACTGCAGGTGCAGATACAGAAGCTGCCTAGCTTAGCTAGCTTTGCTTTGCCTTCCCTCTGTTATGAAAGTGACTGGAGGGACAGTTTGTCGTGTGCCCGTGAAATATGAAGTGAAGCAAAACCCAACCCAGTTCATTTATTTTCTGCACCCACTAAACCAGCTTTAATTTAGTCATTAacttaagagagagagagagagagaagtaatATGTGACTTGGGTGTGACATTCTGACTACTGGGTATTAATGGGCTCTCTACTAAATTTACCTACATGAGAAAACAATGTCTCGTTTttacgagaaatttttcaatatgtcaaaaatgtattttaatatacaaaatattattatataagtaATTAAATTCTTTTCTTCAGGTATTTACCatttgtattataacacttggtATACTAGATCGTATTTCAGACATACTAAAAAATATATCCATTTATACAAGACAAGATTTCATGTCATGTATGTTGAAAAATGAGAGTATGCAAAATGAATGAACTGACTACTTATTAAGATATATTTACTCAATTAACTGAAAAACGCTACAAACTTGCCAAAAATGCTATGTAATTTAAAGAGACTACATCATGCCAGACTTTGTCATCCcaataaaattataaacatcctatttataaaaaatactaaCCCTAAACCTCATAGGCAAGGAATCATTATTCTACAAGAAAACCCTAAAACATAAATACTAAGATAACCTTAGACTAGACGGTTATCAACTTTACTTGTCCAATGACATGctatatatatcatttttatATCACTCATCTCGTGATCATATTACCTAAATATATAATGAGGGAGACAAGGAGACGAACATATTTACTAAATATAATGAGGGAGACAAAGAGACGAACATACAATAGTTTACAGGGAAGTTATTTTCGTGTTTGTACATATTTTTTTGGTGGAATGAGCTTTAATTTGACGAGTATTAACTATTAAGGACATCTTAAAGAAAAGcaaagaaaggagaaaaaaaaaggataaaagagAAGGTCTTTCTCACAGACACAGATGCCTATAGAATGAGGGAAGGATACCCAGCATATGTCATTCTCTTTGCTCAAGTTTAATGGGCCTTGTTTTGTTCCCTTTTAACAAATCACACATCtttccagagagagagagagaggtggcaTAGATAGATTCAGTTGCAGGAGTTGGGATTTGTTTTAGATGAGTGTTAGATTTGGTCCATTTAGCTCTGCAGCTACCAAACAAAACACCCAGTTTTGAAAAACAGAGgcaaagggaagaagaagaagaaaaagagagagagagagagagagagagagagagagaggcaagaaaaaggaggaagaagaaaatggagagCATGATTAGTTTATATGTTGCCCAATGATTGAGTTGCCTTGCCACAACAGAAAATTACCCAACAAGCTCTGATCACAAAAATAGAAGGAAGAAATCTCAAAAACCATGAAGTCCATGAGTAATGATGGTAGCAACAGTAACAGTAATAATAACTGGTTGGATTTTTCACTGTCTCCAAACATGAAGATTGAGTCATCTTCCTCttctgttgctgctgctgctagcTTTTTTCACTCACCACCTCACTTTAACTATGGAATTTACTATGGCcttgaaggaggaggaggaggaggaagaggggaGGATAACAGTCCAGTCCTGTACTCCCCTCTTTCCATGATGCCACTCAAGTCTGATGGCTCTCTCTGCATAATGGAAGCACTCAACAGGTCCCAGCACCACCTTCAAGGTACTATTTTCTCCTGCGATTATTATTTCTTGCTTTTGTTTGGTAAAAAAGAAttgaactttttaattttttttactgtttttatCTGAAGCTGCAATGGTGACAACAACTAGTCCAACTCCAAAACTAGAGGACTTCTTTGGAGGTGCAACCATGGGGACCCATCAATATGAAAGCAGTGACAGAGAAGCCATGGCTCTCAGCTTAGACAGCATGTTCTACCTCCAAAACCCACACCCAACAACCCAACATCATGTACCCAGCAACCACCAAAACTTGATGAGCCATAGTCTTCAGCAGCACCAGCAGCAGACCCAGCAACACCAACAACAGTACTCATCATCATACTACTCAGGCCTCAGAACCCATGCGACGATCTTGGAGGAGGGTCACAAACAAACCCATGTTTCAGCAGATTATTACAATATGCACCCAGCAAGAATAGGGATTGATCAGAGCATTGCAGAGATGAAGAGCTGGGTTTCCAGAAACAATGCCATGGATCAGAACAACATGGCTGCTGGGTGCATGGGAGAAAATGGGGGATTGTCCTATGGGGATTTGCAGTGTCTGAGCTTGTCCATGAGCCCTGGCTCACAGTCTAGCTGTGTGACCAGCTCACAGCAGATTTCTCCCACTGTGACTACAGATTGTGTGACATTGGTGGATACCAAGAAAAGAGGGCTTGAAAAGGTAGATCAAAAGCAGATTGTCCACAGGAAGTCCTTGGATACatttggccaaagaacctctCAGTACAGAGGAGTCACAAGGTtagtcatttcattttttttcatgattatttttttgttttttcaacttttaaaaCCAGTATTGGGTAAACGCAAACTAGGTTGTGAATTTTCTCTTGAGTTTTCTGATCTCTTGATGCATTTGTATTGATCAGGCACCGATGGACCGGTCGATATGAAGCACATCTATGGGACAATAGTTGCAAGAAAGAAGGCCAGAGCAGGAAGGGAAGGCAAGGTttgtgaagaaaacaaattgatgTTTTTAATGCATTTTTCTTCCAGTCAATTTTTGCTTCTCTTCTGACTATTTTCCATActgtgtttttaatttttttggatttttcttgATTGGCT of the Pyrus communis chromosome 1, drPyrComm1.1, whole genome shotgun sequence genome contains:
- the LOC137748454 gene encoding AP2-like ethylene-responsive transcription factor ANT codes for the protein MKSMSNDGSNSNSNNNWLDFSLSPNMKIESSSSSVAAAASFFHSPPHFNYGIYYGLEGGGGGGRGEDNSPVLYSPLSMMPLKSDGSLCIMEALNRSQHHLQAAMVTTTSPTPKLEDFFGGATMGTHQYESSDREAMALSLDSMFYLQNPHPTTQHHVPSNHQNLMSHSLQQHQQQTQQHQQQYSSSYYSGLRTHATILEEGHKQTHVSADYYNMHPARIGIDQSIAEMKSWVSRNNAMDQNNMAAGCMGENGGLSYGDLQCLSLSMSPGSQSSCVTSSQQISPTVTTDCVTLVDTKKRGLEKVDQKQIVHRKSLDTFGQRTSQYRGVTRHRWTGRYEAHLWDNSCKKEGQSRKGRQVYLGGYDMEEKAARAYDLAALKYWGPSTHINFPLEDYKKELEDMKNMTRQEYVAHLRRKSSGFSRGASMYRGVTSRHHQHGRWQARIGRVAGNKDLYLGTFSTQEEAAEAYDIAAIKFRGLNAVTNFDITRYDVDQIMSSNTLLASELAKRNKEVVLVNEGTNQNNVTQIGNGEAVVSRKNISEGEDWKMALYQSSSQQLDQKQPSTETRNVTQAEAEDYGKMGAAHFSNASSLVTSLGSSREGSPDKSSQPSFFGMPPSASKFFTSSSDAVSSWIPTVQSRPGLTNPHMPIFAAWTDA